A genomic window from Phycisphaerales bacterium includes:
- a CDS encoding BON domain-containing protein, with translation MTTRTLLASLLTIPLALAACERAGDNTRPAPARPDNTANNAPDRDMDATKTPVDASNDREDVELAAAIRRAIVQDDALSMNAKNCKIIAEKGGVVTLRGVVDTQAEKDAVEQKARQVTGVRSVTNNLEVKPSLD, from the coding sequence ATGACCACGCGCACCCTGCTGGCGTCGCTGCTCACCATCCCACTCGCCCTCGCGGCCTGCGAGCGGGCCGGCGACAACACCCGCCCGGCTCCCGCCCGCCCCGACAACACCGCCAACAACGCGCCCGACCGCGACATGGACGCGACCAAGACGCCCGTGGACGCCTCCAACGACCGCGAGGACGTCGAGCTCGCGGCCGCCATCCGGCGCGCCATCGTGCAGGACGATGCGCTCTCCATGAACGCCAAGAACTGCAAGATCATCGCCGAGAAGGGCGGCGTGGTCACGCTGCGCGGCGTCGTTGACACGCAGGCCGAGAAGGACGCCGTCGAGCAGAAGGCGAGGCAGGTCACCGGCGTCAGGAGCGTCACCAACAACCTCGAGGTCAAGCCCAGCCTCGACTGA
- the glyA gene encoding serine hydroxymethyltransferase encodes MATDPIAASILSLLKQHDPAISDLIAKEADRQATTIELIASENHVSAPVMHAMGTCLTNKYAEGYPGARYYGGCVFHDQIETLARDRAKLMFGCAFANVQPHSGAQANQAAMMALMEPGDTFASLVLKDGGHLSHGMKINFSGRFFKPVHYPLHYGKDHAQYERIDYDAVRRVALETRPKVIMCGYSAYPRTIDFAAFRKVADEVGAILVADVAHIAGLIVGGAHPSPFPHAHVVTTTTHKTLRGPRGGLILTNDEELAKKIDKAVFPGAQGGPLMHIIAAKAVAFGECLKPEWKAYAAQVVANAKALAAALIKLNYRCTTGGTDNHLMLVDLRARNENLTGADAEKWLELAGIVCNKNGIPDDPRPPRVTSGIRLGAPAATTRGLREPQMQQVAAWIDQVLAAGLQGEQALNTAAANVREQVRAMCAQFPLP; translated from the coding sequence ATGGCCACCGACCCCATCGCCGCATCCATCCTGTCGCTCCTCAAGCAGCACGACCCCGCCATCAGCGACCTCATCGCCAAGGAGGCCGACCGCCAGGCCACCACGATCGAGCTCATCGCCAGCGAGAACCACGTCTCCGCACCCGTCATGCACGCGATGGGCACGTGCCTCACGAACAAGTACGCCGAGGGGTACCCGGGGGCCCGCTACTACGGCGGCTGCGTGTTCCACGACCAGATCGAGACCCTCGCCCGCGACCGCGCCAAGCTCATGTTCGGCTGCGCCTTCGCCAACGTGCAGCCCCACAGCGGCGCCCAGGCCAACCAGGCCGCGATGATGGCCCTCATGGAGCCCGGAGACACCTTCGCCTCCCTCGTGCTCAAGGACGGCGGCCACCTCTCCCACGGCATGAAGATCAACTTCTCCGGCCGCTTCTTCAAGCCCGTGCACTACCCGCTGCACTACGGGAAGGACCACGCCCAGTACGAGCGCATCGACTACGACGCCGTGCGGCGCGTAGCCCTCGAGACCCGCCCCAAGGTCATCATGTGCGGCTACTCCGCCTACCCCCGCACCATCGACTTCGCCGCGTTCCGCAAGGTCGCCGATGAAGTCGGCGCCATCCTCGTCGCCGACGTGGCGCACATCGCGGGCCTCATCGTCGGCGGCGCCCACCCCTCGCCCTTCCCGCACGCCCACGTCGTCACCACCACCACCCACAAGACCCTCCGCGGCCCCCGCGGCGGCCTCATCCTCACCAACGACGAGGAGCTCGCCAAGAAGATCGACAAGGCCGTGTTCCCCGGCGCTCAGGGCGGCCCGCTCATGCACATCATCGCCGCCAAGGCCGTGGCCTTCGGCGAGTGCCTCAAGCCCGAGTGGAAGGCCTACGCCGCGCAGGTCGTCGCCAACGCCAAGGCCCTTGCCGCGGCCCTCATCAAGCTCAACTACCGCTGCACCACCGGCGGCACCGACAACCACCTGATGCTCGTCGACCTCCGCGCCCGCAACGAGAACCTCACCGGCGCCGACGCCGAGAAGTGGCTCGAGCTCGCGGGCATCGTCTGCAACAAGAACGGCATCCCTGATGACCCCCGCCCGCCGCGCGTCACCAGCGGCATCCGCCTGGGCGCCCCCGCGGCGACCACCCGCGGCCTGCGCGAGCCGCAGATGCAGCAGGTCGCCGCGTGGATCGACCAGGTGCTGGCGGCAGGGCTCCAGGGCGAGCAGGCCCTCAACACCGCCGCGGCCAACGTCCGCGAGCAGGTGCGGGCGATGTGCGCCCAGTTCCCGCTGCCCTGA
- a CDS encoding prepilin-type N-terminal cleavage/methylation domain-containing protein: MKVWNARRRDGFTLIELLVVIAIIALLIGLLLPALGKGKKAGRTTKCMSNMRQHGVSYASYSSDFKAFLSSYSWDKNVRYSRFPDLGPVAGYQQAHANQAVDIVRRKMGRTDTFFGTVTGRIVNRNFHHLPLVDGGYLSATLPEGASACPEDRTTIDLQKFANDPLAALATVTDPDVNSEQDFKKLYPFWNSYQMVPTAWTPDKGPNVIRPASNAAGNHMIYNDAAASANGFGKRRLDEVTFPSQKVVLFDIYDRHCYKRPIWHAYPVAAQPLLMFDTSVAIRKTGDGNKGWDPGNQTSPNPVTYLYWPVRDNPKTLSGAASDPVNGYFRFTRMGLKGVDFSGGEVKLH; encoded by the coding sequence GTGAAGGTCTGGAACGCTCGCCGCCGTGACGGGTTTACGCTGATCGAGCTGCTGGTAGTCATCGCGATCATCGCGCTGCTCATTGGTCTGCTGCTGCCCGCGCTGGGCAAGGGCAAGAAGGCTGGCCGCACTACCAAGTGCATGAGCAACATGCGCCAGCACGGCGTGTCGTACGCGAGCTACTCGTCGGACTTCAAGGCGTTCCTGAGCTCGTACTCGTGGGACAAGAACGTGCGGTACAGCCGCTTCCCTGATCTGGGCCCGGTGGCGGGATACCAGCAGGCCCACGCGAATCAGGCAGTCGACATCGTGCGGCGGAAGATGGGGCGGACCGACACGTTCTTTGGGACGGTGACGGGCCGCATCGTCAACCGTAACTTCCACCACCTGCCGCTGGTGGATGGGGGATACCTGAGTGCCACGTTGCCGGAGGGGGCCTCCGCGTGCCCCGAGGATCGGACCACCATCGACCTCCAGAAGTTCGCCAATGACCCTCTGGCCGCGCTCGCGACCGTGACCGATCCGGACGTGAACTCCGAGCAGGACTTCAAGAAGCTCTACCCATTCTGGAACTCGTACCAGATGGTGCCCACCGCGTGGACGCCCGACAAGGGCCCCAACGTCATCCGTCCCGCGAGCAACGCGGCCGGCAACCACATGATTTACAACGACGCGGCGGCGTCGGCGAACGGCTTCGGCAAGCGGCGGCTGGACGAGGTCACGTTCCCGTCGCAGAAGGTGGTGCTGTTCGACATCTACGACCGCCACTGCTACAAGCGGCCGATCTGGCACGCGTACCCGGTGGCCGCGCAGCCGCTGCTGATGTTCGATACGTCGGTCGCTATCCGCAAGACCGGAGACGGCAACAAGGGCTGGGACCCGGGCAATCAGACGAGCCCGAACCCGGTCACGTACCTCTACTGGCCTGTGCGCGACAACCCCAAGACACTGAGCGGGGCCGCGAGCGATCCGGTCAACGGCTACTTCCGTTTCACGCGGATGGGGTTGAAGGGCGTGGACTTCAGCGGTGGCGAGGTCAAGCTGCACTGA
- a CDS encoding organic hydroperoxide resistance protein → MPHELKILHTARATATGGRNGHTQNSDGLISADLSVPKGMGGPGKPNTTTPEDLFAAGYAACFGGAVEFVAKQKKVNVSEVKVDAAVGIGTTPAGQFGLKVDMTVNVKGATQQQAEELVREAHEKVCPYSHATRGNVDVGFTVTAG, encoded by the coding sequence ATGCCGCACGAACTCAAGATCCTCCACACCGCCCGCGCCACCGCCACCGGCGGCCGCAACGGCCACACCCAGAACTCCGACGGCCTGATCTCCGCCGACCTCTCCGTTCCCAAGGGCATGGGCGGCCCCGGCAAGCCGAATACCACCACGCCCGAGGACCTCTTCGCGGCGGGTTACGCCGCGTGCTTCGGCGGGGCGGTGGAGTTCGTTGCCAAGCAGAAGAAGGTGAACGTCTCCGAGGTGAAGGTCGACGCGGCCGTGGGCATCGGCACCACGCCCGCGGGCCAGTTCGGGCTGAAGGTGGACATGACGGTGAACGTGAAGGGCGCCACCCAGCAGCAGGCGGAGGAGCTCGTCCGCGAAGCGCACGAGAAGGTCTGCCCCTACTCGCACGCGACGCGGGGGAATGTGGACGTCGGGTTCACGGTGACTGCTGGGTGA
- a CDS encoding prepilin-type N-terminal cleavage/methylation domain-containing protein, translating into MTGVQPPIPTSDIGHPTSARAFTLIELLVVIAVIALLIGLLLPALGAARETSKRVKCCSNIRQLALAAAAYSTDVRSGAFAPCLFDFEDNIGWFFPDYISDYTVSICPSTRNKIRLDLKLSDDQPDVLVAYGRDFLRDTYWAARDRNDDSGGHSYEVRAWFSAGRYLDGKLIWGRNSGTVGSQVGWDYNRFPDLFQMPTDNLFKTAANTHFPSRAMLFIDNDNDQSISPVIGRPDGINNWPDAWNNHGTQGYNAAFADGHAAWYGADHKLIRMYLDSYDEPPTNFREVSPYRSRAFSVPGGSVNEYYEP; encoded by the coding sequence ATGACCGGGGTCCAGCCTCCAATTCCGACGTCCGACATCGGACATCCGACATCCGCGCGGGCCTTCACCCTCATCGAGCTCCTCGTCGTCATCGCCGTGATCGCCCTGCTCATCGGCCTGCTGCTCCCCGCGCTGGGCGCCGCCCGCGAGACCTCCAAGCGCGTCAAGTGCTGCTCCAACATCCGCCAGCTCGCCCTCGCCGCCGCGGCCTACTCCACCGATGTCAGGTCCGGCGCCTTCGCCCCCTGCCTCTTCGACTTCGAGGACAACATCGGCTGGTTCTTCCCCGATTACATCTCCGACTACACCGTCTCGATCTGCCCCTCCACCCGCAACAAGATCCGCCTCGACCTCAAGCTCTCCGACGACCAGCCCGACGTGCTCGTCGCCTACGGGCGCGACTTCCTCCGCGACACCTACTGGGCCGCGCGTGACCGCAACGATGACAGCGGAGGCCACTCGTACGAGGTCCGCGCCTGGTTCTCCGCGGGCAGGTACCTCGACGGCAAGCTCATCTGGGGCCGCAACAGCGGCACCGTCGGCTCGCAGGTCGGCTGGGACTACAACCGCTTCCCCGACCTCTTCCAGATGCCCACCGACAATCTCTTCAAGACCGCGGCCAACACCCACTTCCCCAGCCGCGCCATGCTCTTCATCGACAACGACAACGACCAGTCAATCTCACCGGTGATCGGCCGCCCCGACGGCATCAATAACTGGCCCGACGCGTGGAACAACCACGGCACGCAGGGCTACAACGCCGCGTTCGCCGACGGGCACGCCGCCTGGTACGGCGCCGACCACAAGCTCATCCGCATGTACCTCGACAGCTACGACGAGCCGCCGACGAACTTCCGCGAGGTCTCGCCCTACCGCTCGCGTGCGTTCAGCGTCCCCGGTGGGTCGGTGAATGAGTACTACGAGCCCTGA